Below is a genomic region from Amycolatopsis sp. 195334CR.
AACAACCCCTTGACCTCAATAGGAGCATCATTCACTGCACTCGGCGGGGGCGCGGATCGCTGCCGTGCCCCGCCGGATCAGGGCTTGGCAGGGTGAGGCCGGTCACGTAGCCTCCTCGGTGAACGTGAAGCGCATTCACATTTCGCCGAGGTCAACGAGGAGGCGGCATGCCGGTCAGCCGGAGGCAGGTTCTGGCGGGTGCCGCCGCGGTTCCGCTGGGCGCGCTCGGCGCGGGCACCGCCCAGGCGGCGAGCACCCAGGCGGGCACCGCTCAGGCAAGCACCCAGGCGACCGCCGAGGCGAGCACCGCGCAAGCGAGCGGCTACCGCATCGGTATCGGCATCGCCGACGTCACCGGCCCCGCCGCCGAGAACGGCATGATGGGCTACTCCATGCCCCAGCAGCAGACCGCGGGCATCCACCAGCGCACCCGCGCACGGGCCTACGTCATCGACGACGGCACCCGCCGGATCGCCTTCGTCAACGCCGATCTCGGCGCCATCTTCCAGTCGGTGCACCAGGCCGTGCTCGCCGAGCTCGCCCAGGCGTACGGCAACCTCTACACCGAGCAGAACGTGCTGCTCAACGCCACGCACACGCACGCGGGCTGCGGCGGCTACTCGCACTACGCCGCCTACAACCTGTCCATCCTCGGCTTCCAGGAGCAGACCTTCGACGCCGTGGTCGGCGGCATCGTCGAGGCGATCAAGGCCGCGCACGAGGACCTGCGCCCCGGCACGATCAGCCTCGGCCGCGGTGAGCTGACCGACGCCAGCGCCAACCGCTCGCGCACCGCGTTCGAGCTGAACCCCGCCGCGGACAAGGCCTTCTTCCCGCTGTCCATCGATCCGGCGATGACCGTGCTGCGGCTGGCGCAGGAGGGCCGCGACACCGGCGCGATCTGCTGGTTCGCCACCCACGGCACCTCGATGACCAACGCCAACAAGCTGATCAGCGGCGACAACAAGGGCTACGCCGCCTACCACTGGGAGCACGACCAGGCCGGAGTGCGCTACCTCGACGGCAAAGCGGCCTTCGTGGCCAGCTTCCCGCAGACCAACTCCGGGGACATGTCGCCGAACCTCAACCTGAAGCCCGGCTCCGGCCCGACCGAGGACGAGTTCGAGAACACCAGGATCATCGGGGAACGCCAGTACCGCGCGGCGAAGCGGGCCTACGACGCGAGCCGCCCGGTGGGCGGGGCCATCGACTTCCGGATGTCCTTCGTGGACATGTCCACAGTGGACGTAGACGGCCGGTTCACCCCGGACGGCACGCCCCGGCGCACCTGCACCGCGGCGATCGGCGCCTCCATGCTGGCGGGCAGCACCGAGGACGGCCCGGGACTGCCGCTGCCCGAAGGCATCCGCAACCCGTTCCTCGACGCGCTCGGCGGCATGGACGCGCCGGTGTCCAAGGAACTGGCCGACGCGCAGGCGCCGAAGGTGGTCGTGGTGCCGTTCGGCGCGATGAAGCCGTACCCGTGGGCGCCGGAGGTGCTGCCGCTGCAACTGGTCCGCATCGGCTCGCTGTACCTGGTCGCCGGGCCCGCCGAGTTCACCATCGTGGCCGGGCTTCGGTTGCGCCGCACGGTCGCCGCCGAACTCGGGGTGCCGCTGGAGAACGTGCTGGTGCAGGGGTACGCCAACGCCTACAGCCAGTACGTGACCACGCCGGAGGAGTACGACTCGCAGCAGTACGAGGGCGCGTCCACCCTGTTCGGCCGCTACACCCTGCCCGCCTACCAGCAGGAGTTCGCGCGGCTGGCGGCGGCGATGCGCGCGGGCGAGCCGGTCGAGCCCGGGCCCCGGCCACGGGACCTGACCGGCAAGCAGCTGAACTTCCAGCCGGGCGTGGTCTTCGACAGCGCACCGATGTTCAAGAACTTCGGCGACGTGCTGACCGAGGCGAAGAGCAGCTACCGGCGGGGTGAGCAGGTGCTGGTCGAGTTCGTCACCGGGCACCCGAAGAACAATCTGCGCCGGACCTTTCTCGAGGTCCAGCAGCTGGTCGGCGGCACGTGGGTGCGCCACGCCGACGACGGCGACTGGGCGACGAAGTACCGCTGGGCCCGGACCGTGCTCGGCGAGTCGAAGGCGGTGCTCACCTGGGACATCCCGGCCGGCGCGGCCCCTGGCAAGTACCGCCTGGTCCACCACGGCGACTGGAAGCACGGCATCACCGGCGCCGTCACCGCCTTCAGCGGCACCTCGCGGGCGTTCGTGGTGGGCTGATCGCCCCCGTGCTGCCCCGAAGTGACCTGGCCACGGATACAGTCAGCGCCGTGCTCCCGCTCAAGACACGGCTCGGATATTCGGTCGGCTCGTTCGTCACCGGGGCCTTCGGCACCGTGCCGGGGCTGTTGCTGCTGCCCTACCTCACCGACACCATGGCCGTGCCGGGCGCCATCGCCGGGGCCATCGTGCTGGTGCCCAAGGCGTGGGACGTGCTGTTCAACCCGG
It encodes:
- a CDS encoding neutral/alkaline ceramidase, whose translation is MPVSRRQVLAGAAAVPLGALGAGTAQAASTQAGTAQASTQATAEASTAQASGYRIGIGIADVTGPAAENGMMGYSMPQQQTAGIHQRTRARAYVIDDGTRRIAFVNADLGAIFQSVHQAVLAELAQAYGNLYTEQNVLLNATHTHAGCGGYSHYAAYNLSILGFQEQTFDAVVGGIVEAIKAAHEDLRPGTISLGRGELTDASANRSRTAFELNPAADKAFFPLSIDPAMTVLRLAQEGRDTGAICWFATHGTSMTNANKLISGDNKGYAAYHWEHDQAGVRYLDGKAAFVASFPQTNSGDMSPNLNLKPGSGPTEDEFENTRIIGERQYRAAKRAYDASRPVGGAIDFRMSFVDMSTVDVDGRFTPDGTPRRTCTAAIGASMLAGSTEDGPGLPLPEGIRNPFLDALGGMDAPVSKELADAQAPKVVVVPFGAMKPYPWAPEVLPLQLVRIGSLYLVAGPAEFTIVAGLRLRRTVAAELGVPLENVLVQGYANAYSQYVTTPEEYDSQQYEGASTLFGRYTLPAYQQEFARLAAAMRAGEPVEPGPRPRDLTGKQLNFQPGVVFDSAPMFKNFGDVLTEAKSSYRRGEQVLVEFVTGHPKNNLRRTFLEVQQLVGGTWVRHADDGDWATKYRWARTVLGESKAVLTWDIPAGAAPGKYRLVHHGDWKHGITGAVTAFSGTSRAFVVG